Within the Bradyrhizobium cosmicum genome, the region TTCCTCCGGCCCTATCTCTATGCCGAGCATACCGGCTGCGACACGACGCGCAGCGCGTTCCAGAACACCCGCACCACCTATACCGGCGCGATCGTCAAATGGTTCGCGTGGAACATGCCCTATCACGTCGAGCACCATGCCTATCCGTCGATCCCGTTTCATGCGCTGCCGAGGCTGAACGAGATCGTTGACGGCGAGATCGTCTATCGCGGCCGTGGCTACATCAGAACGACGCGCGAGACCTGGGCCTGGTTTCGCAAGCATCGACCGGCGGTCAGGTGACGGAGCGCCGGTGTTGCCGGCCCCGTAGTTTGTCGTGCTTCTGCCGGCTTCCGATAGGCTGCTTTACGGCGTGTTCATCGCATCTTCGGATTGGGCGGAATATTCCGATACCGGTTCGCCATGCAACCCATAAATCTTTACCAAAATCAACGGCTTGGGCGCTCCAGAAACGTACTTAACGAATCCCTCCGGATCGGGAAAGTTTTAGCGATCTGGCATTCACGACCCGTCGATGCCGCCGCTCTAACGTCGTGCCATCAGGGCGACGACATCGGGAGAGATTGGTGATGAATGCGACGAGAGACCGCCTTCTGGTGGTCGATGACGATCTGGTGCAGCGCGTCCTGATCGGCAAGATCGGCGCGAAACTTGGCTACGACACCGTCGTGGCTTCTTCGTACGAGGCCGCAACCGAGCTTCTGACCCGCGACACCTTCGAAGTCATGGCGCTCGACCTGTCGCTCGGTGAGCGCGACGGGGTGGAGTTGTTGCGTTTCGTGGCGGAGCGAGACCTTCGCGAGATGTCGATCGTGATCATCAGTGGCTGCGACGATCGCATCATGAAGGCAACGCGCAGGGTCGTGAACGGGTTGAAGCTCTCGCTCGGCGGCTGCCTGACCAAGCCGCTCGATCTCAACCGCTTGCGCAGCGCGCTGGAGTTGCCGCAGCGGTCGCCGCCGGTGGCGACCTCCGCCACGCCATCACTCCAGATCACGCCGGAGAGAATTCTGCGCGGCCTCGCCGATCAGGAGTTCTTCGTCGAGTTCCAGCCGAAGATCGGGCTTCAGACCGGAAAGGTCGTCGGCGCCGAAGCGCTCGCACGCTGGCGCACACCCGAATTCGGCATGATCTCGCCACTGGTCTTCATTCCAATCGCCGAGGAATCCGGTCTCATGCGCGAGGTGACGGACCGCGTTCTCTCGTCGGCGATGTCGCAGGGCCGCAAGCTGATCGAACGCACTCCCGGCTTCACCGTCGCCGTCAACATATCGGGCTCCCTGATGTCGGACCTGACCTTGCCCGATCGCATCGAGGAGATCCTGCGGCGCGAAAACGTCGCTCCGTCGTCCCTGACGGTGGAGATCACGGAGACCTCGGCGATGGCCGACGTCGATCGCGCCAACGACATTCTGGTGCGGTTGCGGATCAAGAATATCGGGACGGCGATCGACGATTTCGGCACGGGCTATTCGTCGCTCTCAGCGTTGGCGCGGCTGCCGTTCAGCGAACTGAAGATCGACCAGTCCTTCATCAAGGGCTGTGAATCCGATGACGACATGATGAAGATCGTCGATGCCTCCGTGGCGCTTGCGAAGGCGTTCAATATGAAGGTCGTCGCCGAAGGCGTCGAGAGTTCGGAAGCGCTCGAGATCATACGCCGGATCGGCTGCGACGTTGCCCAGGGGTTCTTCTTCGCACCCTCGCTGCGGCGCTCGAGCGCCGAAAGGTGGATATCGCAGCGCAATTCTCTCGTAGAGGAGCAGGCGGCTTCCGCGGCGCTGCCACAACGCGGCGCGCCGGGGCTGACGGCTTTCGCGAACTGAGGCGACGAACCCCGGTCGCAAGGCGAC harbors:
- a CDS encoding EAL domain-containing response regulator, with translation MNATRDRLLVVDDDLVQRVLIGKIGAKLGYDTVVASSYEAATELLTRDTFEVMALDLSLGERDGVELLRFVAERDLREMSIVIISGCDDRIMKATRRVVNGLKLSLGGCLTKPLDLNRLRSALELPQRSPPVATSATPSLQITPERILRGLADQEFFVEFQPKIGLQTGKVVGAEALARWRTPEFGMISPLVFIPIAEESGLMREVTDRVLSSAMSQGRKLIERTPGFTVAVNISGSLMSDLTLPDRIEEILRRENVAPSSLTVEITETSAMADVDRANDILVRLRIKNIGTAIDDFGTGYSSLSALARLPFSELKIDQSFIKGCESDDDMMKIVDASVALAKAFNMKVVAEGVESSEALEIIRRIGCDVAQGFFFAPSLRRSSAERWISQRNSLVEEQAASAALPQRGAPGLTAFAN